The genome window ATATACTCATAAATTTGTTTGGTTTTACCTTTGAGTGcacaaaagaattttttttatcaatttgtagACACCATTTTGTCTTAGCTTGAGTTTTGAGAATGTAAATCATACTCAAGTTGTATCTAAGGTTTTGGTATTGGTGGGAGCAAATTAAGCCTAAAGCAAAGTGCTTATCCATGTCTTGAAGGCATGATGCACAATTTTCCTTcttatctctttttcttctacCCTTCAAAGATTCATTCCTACCAACAATTCCTGTGAAAAGGtatagttataattatttttcttcggTGCTTGCACATTGGGATCACACAATAGACATGTAATCTTCAGCTCTTAACAGTGACAGGTGTCATGATAATAGTTGTTAGAATTTTCAGCCATCCTGCAACCAACCTTGTACAAAGTGCTTGACCATGTCATGTGGAGATATCCAAGAGTGCATGTGCCAAATGGCCCACTTTGAAgcaaaaatgcataaaaaaatatgtacactGGGTTACATAATAAAACAGTAATTCTAGAATCAGGCAACTCACATTAGTCCAATCAAGGCTGGTGCTGAAGGAAATTTTTGTGAAGGTCAAATAGGTGGCATATAGGCGTAACGGAAGGCTCTTCAATAAATTAACCTGATGCAAAAGAATACCAGTAGTGAGTTGTAACTTGAGTAATTGAAGTCCTCAACATCCTTATGCTCCCATTCTTTATCTCCCATAATAGTGGTAGAAAATTCAAGTGaaagatcaatttttttatatttattggcTTATGAGATGTTACTTGGAAGGCATAATTACACCAACCAAtgtaaaccaaaagaaaaaaaaatgccacTTCCAAAAGTTAAATGTCatattaagaaattttatatgtatgaaagaaaaaggaacatgtaccaaaaaaatattaagaaattttataCTTAAAGGTATCATCATAAAGagccaaaaataacaagcagaaaaaGTTCCATTGACTACTTTAGGGGGTTgatgaatattttgaaaataattttctacaTAATTGAATATACAAATGAACTTATTCAGCAAGGGAGACATTGCCTAGAGAGAGATGGGATATTGTGTGATTTTCTTGATAATCGCCAGAAATAATATAGTAAATTGGAGAGATATTCACCCCGGCATAGGCTACTGCTCTGGGTAAGGTTGCTAGCTTTCCAGTTCCCTCTGCATATACACTAGCACCAATCAGAACAAGCTTCTTCACCTGAAAAGATGAACTGCAAATAAATGACCACAGCACACAAGAGTCATTTGATGAAGAATTTTAACGCAATCTGGGTCAAGGTGGACATTTAGAAGTTAAATTATTGGATGGCACATACAGCTTCTGGATAATTGACCGCAAAGTCAATGGCAACAGCAGAGCCAAGGCTTGGTCCAACCAATATCATTGGCCTTCTGATGTAAGACTTCCAAAACTGTTATAGATATATCCAATTCAGCCTCAACACAGTGTCAAAGTGTTCAACAATTGGAAGGAAACCAAAACAGATGTGGAAAGAAACTAAATAACTATTGAAGACATCCATTTCTTCAGAACATAGTTGATAAACAAGTCAAAGTCTATAATTTAACTGATCTGTTGTTACTCCAATTCACACAGTTTGATGGTTAAGGGAAACAATTTACTAAGTGAAGTACATTTTTCAGAATTATTTACCGTCGAAAAGTTGCACATTGTCTGCCTCAGTTCCTAGGGTGCATCTTATATATCTGTTAGCCAATGTCACTTAATGACAATTGATTTTAAGATGCAATCTAACATGTTATTAGAGCCTATAGTCCAATGAGGGGTGTCACCTGTTCTGGCAGGCAAGGAGGGGTGTTGTAAAGTCCTACATTGTCTGGCTCAATTCTTAGGGTGGAGCTTATCTATTTGTTAGGAAACTTTACTTCACTTAATACCAATTAGTTTTAATAAGGAATCTAACATTTACCATCTTATACTTGGTCAGATTCCAACTGATTTTTCAGGTTTGACTATTACTGGGGGATACAACAGATACATTAATACATTAGTACCTGGTAGAAGTGATCACGCTTGGATACCACATCACAAGGAGGAAGTTTTTCTGatgaatagaagaagaaaaagagaagaaagcaTGTTAAAAATCTCATGAACAAAGCGGAAAGTAATAACATACAATAGGAAAAGTAATAAAACAAACCTAAATCAGAGAAACCCCAACCAAGAATGTCAATGGCCCATGTCTCAATACCAGATTCCTCAAGCAATGGTAATACATATCTCCATTCTAGACATGAGCTGAAAAACAATGCAGTGAGATTCAAGGATAACTTGAGCATAAAATGTATAAACTAAATTAGTATCTTGCATATTTTGAGGACCTGTCAAAACCATGTAGAAGAACAACTGGGGTTTCCTTGGTCTGCACCAGTGGCTTCACACAACTACTCATGATGGGATTTTCTGAGAACCTAACCTAATTGAGTCATATGGAATAAATCAGATACTTATAAGCAGCAAAATATGAATGTAAGATGACCCTATGCTCTGCATTATAAGCACAAGTGCACAACTCAAAATTTTTGAAACTGAACAAGGTTTAAATAGCTTGGAAGACTTATTGGTACTCTAAGCAAATTTGGCAGATAATCTGCATCATGGTGGAACAAAGAATGAGACTGAGTTCATGAATGGAACATTTCTTATTAGTTCAGTGCCCAAAAGACACAATAAATCTCAAATgcattaaaacaataataaaatctgTGCCGAAacttatgtaaatattttttctgaaGCTTTTGATTGTTTGTGAAAACTGATCTTAAATAGTAAAGTTGCTGGAATGAATGCTAGGTGGTATGAGAAAAATTTGCATTAAGTTAGAACTAGTAGCACAATTTTAAACAGAGGAATTCAGTGATCATAACAAGTGAAGCGAAGACCTCTCCTCTAATGGAGAATGCTTTTATTAATCAAGTATAATAACATCGCTGACCATGGCAACATGGTATCACAGTCACCCAACAACATCACAcaataaattatgcaaaaaaaagCATTCTAGAGGCACAAACATTTTTAATCGTTAAGAACTCCACAGAGCAATGTCAAAGGACCCAcaacaattattaattaatcataaataatattaaaaacttcaAACAACCACAACACAATAGTAGCTTACGAATCATTTGGGACTAAATCCAAATCACAAACCCTACCAATCCCCTCCACCTCTCCAAATCTAATTTTTCCAAACAACTTTTCGttgcaaaaattatttgaaactaAACCAAATTTCATATCCAAAAAGCTGACCCAAAGTATACCCttcttatattaaaataaaataaaaaacaatgaagGTTGAGTTTAATAGAAGAAATTAGTCTCTTACTATAAAATTGAATTCTCCTGAAAGAGGTGTACATATTTTAAATGGAACAGTGTCTCTAACAGGATTACAGAAAGTTGTGGGGGaacttaaaaacttaaaaaaaaaaaaacctttcaagtttcaacactATAGTTTACAATAGTCTTGAATAACTGGCTTTCTCATAAACACAGATTTACACtccaaagtaaaaataaagtgaataaataaaaataacagtcACCTTTGATTTAAATAAAGTATAATAGATTCAAGGACCCTTCTTACTTTACGCAATGTAGATTATGCAAACAAAAGTGCAACTGTGGTGTGATGTagaagaacaaatgaagaaacGGTGAAATTGAAGaaactaaaaagataataatttacAGGCACGGGTAGCTCTGAATGCGCAAGGCGAATTTTCTGGGCAAAGGGTCTTGAATGTTGTGAATTTCTCTGGGAAGAAATGAAGGGAAGCCATCCGCATCAGCACAACCCTGAAAGAAGTGAGCTTGGAGGTGCATCTGAGGGGCAATGCAGCAGAAGAACCAATGGACAGAGAAAAAACATGTTCATTCAGCAGGGACGAGAGAGACCGAGGATGCGTTTGTCCTTTGTCGTGTCTTAGATCACATTCCACACACTCACACAGTGAGAGAGAAGTGGTTTGTGTCAGACATGCAGAGTTTCTTTCTGGTGTGTACTTAACGCATGGGAGAGACTATAGAGACGTGTTTGGAGGTGGTGATGGTGAGCCtcatgtgggtgtgtgtgtttaTAGTCTCATCATGCGTAGGGGTCTACCCCTTCTAGTTCCAGCTAGTAGCCACTTCCCTCCTTCTCTTTAACTTTCGGCATCATAGTCCAAAAGTATGTTAAGAGTATAATCAATTTAAgattatgtttaattatttttcaaaaacatgtttaaaataaaatgcgtTTGCTTTGCTGTTTTAATTGCGGTGGACACAAAATCTACACACCTTTATATACCGCAAAAACATGAGAATGATGTTTCTTGAAAACAGAAGTTGGCATTAAATGGAGGTTGGAACAAGCAATTTAAAACACGTACTAAAATTTAccagttttgaaaaaaataagactccaaatacttttaaatcaaacttaaatttaGACACGTACTACGGATTAAGTTGTATGTGATAAaattgagtatatatatattgattgagtatatatgtgcattgagttgtgaactatgaattgtacaaccaccgatcataagtcccttcaagggcgacgagttgatgttaagtccctttagggcgacgagttgatgctaagtccctttttgggcgacgagttaatgataagacccttaaagggcgacgagttaaaatttatgagaacaattgaggagtcgtgtgttttgtacagttcatagatagagtctgtgtgctaaaaatgttttctgggttggacctgaatcaggagggagaggctctgacggactcttcggagtgtaggccttggggttacacggtttgagtgttcctttaagcctatgttgatcccatatggttggagcattcttgcaaaacactGTGGACCCTGACTGGTCCTCCCTAtaatattacctagtgagagtgattgacttgctagtgtgtggtttgtcttgtcatgtactcctaggcgcccgacgaggtttttcactgacatggttaCCACCAttacatataggcttgagttcttagcataactgttgcatacgccTTGCTAAATGTTTATTAtgaattgatgtgttattatgtcttgatggAGAGTGTGTGGTTcctgtgtattgtgattgatgattaaaaagtgtgattgatgaatgacaagGTGATGAAtagtgtgagatatgctaagtaaaattgtatttggctactatatgtttgtgttgtttctctctagtagttagaaatgtgataaacTCACTCCCGGTTGCTATTTGtgtgttgtgtttggatctgtgatgatcttgaacttgtgttcggggagCAGATAatggtggatgactatgaagaacctcatgctagaggacacgggaacaaacacgctctgataggatgtgacattaggatataggtttatatattaattgtatgaaacttagatgaccttctttgagccgagatgactttattatttatttggacagtTGGAATATGATATAGGAGtggaatgtgagccttttacccatttgaaaggcttgtattttaaatgttttaaaaaatacttttaattaatatttgaatttttactcctttattaatatatatgtgagggtagagggtgtcacagaaaCAATTCAATATCAGAAGGTGATTagtgtgtttctttttttctttctctcctcaCTGAGCCAATTAAAGTAAAAACTCGTTTAACATTCAAAAGAGTCCAATATCAGTATATAATATAAAGAGACATATCATATTAACAATATTAGGTTACTGCAGCAGCATTGTTTCTATCTTCATCTAAATTAGGGAAGGAGCATTCTTAATTAGTTCTATATATCCACCAACAGATTTTCAATCTTCATACTTTGGCAACACATTGACTGAATGTCTTACTCTCTCTTTGCACAAATTCAACAATTAGTTTGATAGTAGAATTCTGGTCTTTCAAGATGAGGAAGATGTCCACAATAAGGTATTTGGCGTATAATTGCATCAGGTAACTCACAGTGGAGTCGCTGCAAGAGTTCAAAAGTAAACATCACTCTATAATATTTGCATGGAATATTGTTCCCTAGCAATCCAATAAAGTGAAACAAAGACAGAATTATGCTTCATGAtcatgactttccagcatatcaTGTAACATGTTGTAAAAAATAGTGTCACAAGGTAACTAACCACTGCAAACTTATTGCTGATGATGCGGTCATTTTCACCCATATTATCAGTGTATTCTGTTTTACctgttaaacaaaaataaaaacatcttGTTGAGAaggaaatcataaaaaaaatgcaatctaAGGTGTGAATTTTCCATACAAGCATGGCTCAAAATATGACTGGAAACAATATGAGGCAAGGAAATGAAACTTCTTCGCTCAAGACAAATGGATTTTAACAGTTGTGGCATATATGGGTGGGAACAACCATCCAATGGATTTTTCAAGTACACTGTTTAGCTTTCTATGCAAAACTGATATCTCTGTTAAGTCCCATTTACATCCCCAATGAATAAAGACATACTTTCActtgaattataattaaaaagatcaTGCCAGCAATTTCAACAGTGATTCATAATAATGCAGACAACCTTCCGAACAAGAAACACCTGGTGTATGTAGATGTAGCATTTAAATCCAACAAAGCtcaaattatattgaaaatggataaatttttgCCTTACTGTTTCCATTCTAATAATTCTTTATACAAAAATTACTAACAAAATTTGATTGATAGAATTCATTATCATAAGCATATTCCTTACAATATATGAAGATTTATgagtgaaaaattgaaattatgtacaaaaatttattaatgaaattatgtCCAAATgccataaaaataacataataaatacaGCACTCATCAACAACTTGGAAAGCTTAATGTACCTTTCCTATCAAAGGAGCAACACTGTAACCACCACTTGTTCATAAAATCCACTGTAGCATCATCCCACCAAGGCAAGAAACAATGCAAGCGGCCCACCTTATACAAATGATATGAGGACTGTTAGCACTCTTCATTCTTGCAAAAATCAAAATCCAAAGTATTAAGTCCAGTGTATGAGCCTGAGGGACTTCTGTACATATCCTTGGGACAGACATGAGATGCATAGACAAGATATGCTCCCAAATGGCTGTATGCCCATATCCAGTAAGAAAATGACTATTGAGAATTGAGATGCTATACATGTAATTCCTGTGAGATATTTTCCAAAACAGAAAAGTCATcttgtttaatttattcaaattgaaCAGTTATCTTGCTTCATTCAAGTTGAAGAATGTGCTCGTTTCAATCCAAtggttattataaatataacgcCTCATACAACCTAGTTATAAACATCATTTGAATATAGGAACATCTTGAACtattttgtagaaaaaaatatttttaaaagaagagaaagatatATAATGCAGAGGagcttgttaaaactctatttttggGCTCAATATAGAGAGTTAAACTCCATTACAAATTCAAATACTAACAACATCCTACTCTTAAAAAacaattgataatatatttaaatctaaccAATATCCTAATGAtttgaaacataaataaaaagttcttaaaaaaactaaattattactTTCAAACAAAAGATATATAGGCATAATTTAACGCGCCTTGCCTTAATTAAATATtcctaaaaaaactaaattattgattttcaaattaaaaatatttaggcATATTTTCAACACATGTTCCTACAGTAATAGACATAAAGTCGAATGAAGAGGAGCTTGTTAAAACTTCTATTTTTGGGCTCAATATAGAGAGTTAAACTCCattacaaaattcaaatactaACAACATCCTACTCTAAAAACAAATTGatgatatatttaaatctaaccAATATCCTAATGATttgaaacataataaaaaagttcataaaaaaactaaattatttactttcaaaCAAAAGATATTTAGGCATAATTTAACGCGCCTTGCCTTAATTAACAATTcctaaaaaactaaattattgattttcaaattaaaatatttaggcATATTTTCAACACATGTTCCTACAGTAATAGACCATAAAGTCGAATGATGTGACTATTCATGATGACATAGATTAGAATAATGAttgatgtgactcttcatgaatcatgaataaacaaaaaatgtctctgtgcatatatataaaaaattctccATAACACAAGATTCACTCAATATACTCATAAATTTGTTTGGTTTTACCTTTGAGTGcacaaaagaattttttttatcaatttgtagACACCATTTTGTCTTAGCTTGAGTTTTTGAGAATGTAAATCATACTCAAGTTGTATCTAAGGTTTTTGGTATTGGGGAGCAAATTAAGCCTAAAGCAAAGTGCTTATCCATGTTCTGAAGGCATGATGCACAATTTTCCTTcttatctctttttcttctacCCTTCAAAGATTCATTCCTACCACAATTCCTGTGAAAAGGtatagttataattatttttcttcggTGCTTGCACATTGGGATCACACAATAGACATGTAATCTTCAGCTCTTAACAGTGACAGGTGTCATGATAATAGTTGTTAGAATTTTCAGCCATCCTGCAACCAACCTTGTACAAAGTGCTTGACCATGTCATGTGGAGATATCCAAGAGTGCATGTGGCCAAATGGCCCACTTTTGAAgcaaaaaatgcataaaaaaaatatgtacactGGGTTACATAATAAAACAGTAATTCTAAATTCAGGCAACTCACATTAGTCCAATCAAGGCTGGTGCTGAAGGAAAATTTTTGTGAAGGTCAAATAGGTGGCATATAGGCGTAACGGAAGGCTCTTCAATAAATTAACCTGATGCAAAAGAATACCAGTAGTGAGTTGTAACTTGAGTAATTGAAGTCCTCAACATCCTTATGCTCCCATTCTTTATCTCCCATAATAGTGGTAGAAAATTCAAGTGAaagatcaaattttttttatatttattggcTTATGAGATGTTACTTGGAAGGCATAATTACACCAACCAatgtaaaccaaaaaaaaaaaatgccactTCCAAAAAGTTAATGtcatattaagaaaatttttatGTTGAAAGAAAAGGAACATgtaccaaaaaatatttaagaaattttatacTTAAGGTATCATCATAAAGagccaaaaataacaagcagaaaaaGTTCCATTGACTACTTTAGGGGGTTgatgaatattttgaaaataattttctacaTAATTGAATATACAAATGAACTTATTCAGCAAGGGAGACATTGCCTAGAAGAGATGGGATATTTGTGTGATTTTCTTGTATAATCGCCAGAAATAATATAGTAAATTGGAGAGATATTCACCCCGGCATAGGCTACTGCTCTGGTAAGGTTGCTAGCTTTCCAGTTCCCTCTGCATATACACTAGCACCAATCAGAAACAAGCTTCTTCACCTGAAAAGATGAACTGCAAATAAATGACCACAGCACACAAGAGTCATTTGATGAAGAAATTTTAACGCAATCTGGGTCAAGGTGGACATTTAGAAGTTAAATTATTGGATGGCACATACGCTTCTGGATAATTGACCGCAAAGTCAATGGCAAAACAGCAGAGCAAGGCTTGGTCCAACCAATATCATTGGCCTTTCTGATGTAAGACTTCCAAAACTGTTATAGATATATCCATTTCAGCCTCAACACAGTGTCAAGTGTTCAACAATTGGAAGGAAACCAAAACAGATGTggaaagaaactaaaataactATTGAAGACATCCATTTCTTCAGAAAACATAGTTGATAAACAAGTCAAAAGTCTATAATTTAACTGATCTGTTGTTACTCCAATTCACACAGTTTGATGGTTAAGGGAAACAATTTACTAAGTGAAgtacatttttcaggaattatTTACCGTCGAAAAGTTGCACATTGTCTGCCTCAGTCTTAGCGTGCATCTTATATATCTGTTAGCCAATGTCACTTAATGACAATTGATTTTTAAGATGCAATCTAAACATGTTATTAGAGCCTATAGTCCAATGAGGGGTGTCACCTGTTCTGGCAGGCAAGGAGGGGTGTTGTAAAGTCCTACATTGGTCTGGCTCAATTCTTAGGTGGAGCTTATCTATTTGTTAGAAACTTTACTTCACTTAATACCAATTAGTTTTAATAAGGAATCTAACATTTACCATCTTATACTTTGGTCAGATTCCAACTGATTTTTCAGGTTTGACTATACTGGGGATACAACAATACATTAATTTGACAcagtgtgaaagacacaagcAACAAGAACAAGAgtgtgacaagaacaagaacacaaataacaaaacacaagatgcaaacaagatgtaaacagaacgcaaataacagaacaaggacaaaaacaaaACCTGGACAGAATACAAAAAAGATTTGGATAGGATAAagcctgtatcaagagccgaagctctgataccagatgatgtgaacctgactaggagcggatcgtttgatacagacTACggagttttggatgacgccacttccagtgaaggaagataagtcaggatagatGCCATAaaagattaccttgataagtttgagattggttcaacaaagaACCCCAGAgaaagctctcaccaaattttatcaaatgtcaaaagtttctttattgaaaacaaaaaccaatacttatagtgtacctgaacaaaagataaaaatagacatgggtcttctaaatagtttgggccaaattacaataaataaaaattataactaaaaacatatttaacttgggtcttcaaattagtttgggtcttcagtaacaattaatagtcttgatagtgtctctgcctccgggccttcatccttctccacttgggggctttgttcttctccacttaggcctttagcctgtatttggccagtttcatgattctcatcacaaACCAACATCTCTGGTTATCTGGAGTTAGATATTAGCCACCAAACACTATCACTTTCATGTCATCCTAGCTAGagaataataattgaataaaagggACACAAGCTACActcagaaaattttaaattgttttatcaCTATCAACGAATAATCATGTTAGCAACGTAATAAGCACACCTTTGATGGGTTGCTTTCCAGGATTCTGGtactattgtattttttttttataaaaaatcatagcACTTTACTCTTACCAAATCATGATGGTTGATGAAATCActtgaaaagaacaaaagattaCCAAGCATCATCACTAGGTCGAGTTTGGAAAACATGATGATAAAGTGATGCTAGTGTGCTAGTTAGGCTACTTAAGGATGGCCACTGAAAGAATATTATTCACTGGAaactgtaacatcccaattttcgtaaactagattgaaaaggattgttattataaataaatagagttttaaaaaaaatgataagattttgtaaataaataaataaggagatataattgttaattaaaataatgatttgagagaaaataaaaagggtattttatttatttgtttgatagagaataaataaagtttgcttttataaaataataaataaataaatagagtaaacctagctataaatagcgttaggtcagttttcacactGACGGTGCCTTCTCTTttcctcattttcgttttttctccttctcctctcaaaacccttcctttttcccgcagcccaccaaacttgtctcagaaaaacgacgatctcagactcgttcaccgttggatcgtcgtgaaattttagTACCATATTTGCAACCcgattccgagcattctcaccgttgggaattatgatatcatgtctgagctaagagaaataccactcgcattgtagcctttcctttcccgcagaaacccagagctgtcttggtaaaatt of Glycine soja cultivar W05 chromosome 1, ASM419377v2, whole genome shotgun sequence contains these proteins:
- the LOC114412032 gene encoding uncharacterized protein LOC114412032 is translated as MSSCVKPLVQTKETPVVLLHGFDSSCLEWRYVLPLLEESGIETWAIDILGWGFSDLEKLPPCDVVSKRDHFYQFWKSYIRRPMILVGPSLGSAVAIDFAVNYPEAVKKLVLIGASVYAEGTGKLATLPRAVAYAGVNLLKSLPLRLYATYLTFTKISFSTSLDWTNVGRLHCFLPWWDDATVDFMTSGGYSVAPLIGKVKQNTLIIWGENDRIISNKFAVRLHCELPDAIIRQIPYCGHLPHLERPDSTIKLIVEFVQRESKTFSQCVAQV